In Salinigranum marinum, one DNA window encodes the following:
- a CDS encoding fumarylacetoacetate hydrolase family protein translates to MRLARARTDGGVVTGEYRDGRLVTDDDAYEIDEEELLPPCEPTALYCVGRNYATTLEQMSYERPEEPDFFIKPPASLLGHGDPIAYPPFTAELTYAGELAAVVGVECRDVDPDDVSDVVRGYTIMNDVDALDQQGRTARKAFRGSGPLGPWLETDVDPTAIDMHTDVAGERRQEANTELMLFDPYEIVSFVSHRFTLQPGDVVAFGSPANPGLVEPGDAVEITYEGVGTLRNEIVTSDAF, encoded by the coding sequence ATGCGACTGGCGAGGGCCCGAACGGACGGCGGTGTCGTCACGGGCGAGTACCGCGACGGCCGCCTGGTAACCGACGACGACGCGTACGAGATCGACGAGGAGGAGCTCCTCCCACCGTGTGAGCCGACCGCACTGTACTGCGTCGGCCGGAACTACGCGACGACGCTCGAACAGATGTCGTACGAGCGGCCCGAGGAGCCGGACTTCTTCATCAAGCCGCCGGCGTCGCTCCTCGGTCACGGCGACCCGATCGCGTACCCGCCGTTCACCGCCGAGCTCACGTACGCCGGCGAACTCGCCGCCGTCGTCGGCGTCGAGTGCCGCGACGTCGACCCCGACGACGTCTCCGACGTCGTGCGCGGCTACACCATCATGAACGACGTGGACGCGCTCGACCAGCAGGGACGGACCGCCCGAAAGGCGTTCCGTGGCTCCGGGCCGCTCGGCCCCTGGCTCGAGACGGACGTCGACCCCACGGCGATCGACATGCACACCGACGTCGCCGGCGAGCGTCGCCAAGAGGCCAACACCGAGCTGATGCTGTTCGACCCGTACGAGATCGTCTCGTTCGTCTCCCATCGATTTACGCTCCAGCCCGGCGACGTCGTCGCCTTCGGGAGCCCCGCGAACCCCGGACTCGTCGAGCCCGGTGACGCCGTCGAGATCACGTACGAGGGCGTCGGCACACTCCGGAACGAAATCGTCACGAGCGACGCGTTCTGA
- a CDS encoding D-2-hydroxyacid dehydrogenase, producing MTDTPPDVAVLRQKVHGMPAAEYAAALRERLPDHEVTLAATPDAERAALAARVVTGHRVDPDHVDAGMDVFACTYAGTDHLPTEELAAAGVAVTNAAGVHGPNVAEHVIGAMLAFTRGFDTAWRRQRDREWRSFQAAELQGSTVTVVGLGAIGEAVVERLAGFGVDTIGVRYTPEKGGSTDEVVGFDAVHDAFARSDYLVLACPLTKTTEGLVDHEAFETLPPEAVVVNVARGPVVDTDALVRALRRNHIRGAALDVTDPEPLPEEHPLWNLGNVLITPHNAGHTPQYYERLADIVAENVRRLDADADTDDLVNRVA from the coding sequence ATGACCGACACGCCACCGGACGTCGCCGTTCTCCGACAGAAGGTCCACGGAATGCCAGCCGCCGAGTACGCCGCCGCGCTCCGCGAGCGACTCCCGGATCACGAGGTGACGCTCGCCGCGACGCCCGACGCCGAACGCGCGGCGCTCGCCGCGCGCGTCGTCACCGGCCACCGTGTCGACCCCGACCACGTAGACGCCGGGATGGACGTGTTCGCGTGTACGTACGCGGGAACCGACCACCTGCCGACCGAGGAACTCGCGGCGGCGGGCGTTGCCGTGACGAACGCCGCCGGCGTCCACGGCCCGAACGTGGCCGAGCACGTCATCGGTGCGATGCTCGCGTTTACCCGTGGCTTCGACACCGCCTGGCGACGCCAGCGCGACCGGGAGTGGCGCTCGTTCCAGGCCGCGGAACTGCAGGGGTCGACCGTCACGGTCGTCGGCCTCGGCGCGATCGGAGAGGCCGTCGTCGAGCGACTCGCGGGGTTCGGCGTCGACACGATCGGCGTCCGCTACACGCCCGAGAAAGGGGGATCGACCGACGAAGTGGTCGGCTTCGACGCGGTCCACGACGCGTTCGCGCGGAGCGACTACCTCGTCCTTGCCTGCCCGCTCACGAAGACGACCGAGGGACTGGTCGACCACGAGGCGTTCGAGACACTCCCGCCCGAGGCAGTCGTCGTGAACGTCGCCCGCGGCCCCGTCGTCGACACCGACGCGCTCGTTCGGGCGCTCCGCCGGAACCACATCCGGGGAGCCGCACTCGACGTGACCGACCCCGAACCGCTCCCCGAAGAACATCCGCTCTGGAACCTCGGGAACGTCCTGATCACGCCGCACAACGCGGGCCACACGCCGCAGTACTACGAACGGCTCGCGGACATCGTCGCCGAGAACGTCAGACGGCTCGACGCCGACGCCGACACCGACGACCTCGTCAACCGCGTCGCCTGA
- a CDS encoding MFS transporter has protein sequence MSTESTFGRVGVPQRVVVALAAATHFVVGMLMGTSLGFTIGANGGSDLAVGLVSTAYFVGLMCFAPVWGAIADVTGRRKAVLVGTSAAATLAIAPLVVVRDPWLSIGVRALYATFAAGFMPIMLAVSSERGGGSGRGRALGFFNSARAVGLSGGQFAAGVLLGLLLPSALFAVVVGFSLLSTVTAVFVETRGGPSGSAGRVDIETVTAEVRRRLLPAVDDRTHLRRHGLRWLYVALALRNATVLGVLALMPVYLPDHLGLSEFEMGALLALNPAGQVVFMYVFGRIADDSGRKGLVVVGMAGSAVFALVAAAAAVPASPDARLAVAAAAFVLIAASFSAMTTGALAFIGDVAPTGRESELMGLRSTAKGVGGVVGPALVGVLAGAFGYEAAFVAASLLACAATALVAGLLGESRPVARRDASVGGD, from the coding sequence GTGTCCACGGAGTCGACGTTCGGTCGCGTGGGCGTCCCACAGCGGGTCGTGGTGGCGCTAGCCGCCGCGACGCACTTCGTCGTCGGGATGCTGATGGGGACCTCGCTCGGCTTCACCATCGGGGCGAACGGCGGGTCGGATCTCGCGGTCGGCCTCGTCTCGACGGCCTACTTCGTCGGCCTGATGTGCTTCGCGCCGGTGTGGGGGGCGATCGCGGACGTGACGGGGCGGCGGAAGGCGGTGCTCGTCGGGACGAGCGCCGCGGCGACCCTCGCGATCGCCCCGCTCGTCGTCGTCCGTGACCCCTGGCTCTCGATCGGTGTCCGGGCGCTGTACGCGACGTTCGCGGCCGGCTTCATGCCGATCATGCTCGCCGTGTCGAGCGAGCGCGGCGGCGGGTCGGGCCGCGGCCGCGCGCTCGGCTTCTTCAACAGCGCCCGCGCCGTCGGGCTCTCGGGCGGCCAGTTCGCCGCGGGCGTCCTGCTCGGCCTCCTCTTGCCGTCGGCGCTGTTCGCCGTCGTCGTCGGCTTCAGCCTGCTGTCGACGGTCACGGCCGTGTTCGTCGAGACACGCGGGGGGCCTTCGGGGTCGGCGGGCCGCGTCGACATCGAGACCGTCACGGCGGAGGTCAGACGGCGGCTCTTGCCCGCTGTCGACGACCGGACGCATCTCCGCCGGCACGGTCTCCGGTGGCTCTACGTCGCGCTCGCGCTCCGCAACGCGACCGTGCTCGGCGTGCTCGCGCTGATGCCGGTGTACCTCCCCGACCACCTCGGACTGTCGGAGTTCGAGATGGGGGCGCTGCTCGCGCTCAACCCGGCGGGGCAGGTCGTCTTCATGTACGTCTTCGGTCGGATCGCCGACGACAGCGGTCGGAAAGGACTCGTCGTCGTCGGCATGGCCGGCAGCGCCGTCTTCGCGCTCGTCGCGGCCGCGGCCGCCGTCCCCGCGTCACCCGACGCCCGCCTCGCCGTGGCGGCCGCCGCGTTCGTCCTCATCGCGGCGTCGTTCTCGGCGATGACGACCGGGGCGCTCGCGTTCATCGGCGACGTCGCCCCCACAGGACGCGAGTCGGAGTTGATGGGGCTGCGGTCGACCGCCAAAGGGGTCGGCGGCGTCGTCGGACCGGCGCTCGTCGGCGTTCTCGCGGGTGCGTTCGGCTACGAGGCTGCGTTCGTCGCCGCGAGCCTGCTCGCGTGTGCCGCCACCGCGCTCGTCGCCGGGCTGCTCGGCGAGAGCCGGCCCGTGGCCCGACGTGACGCGTCCGTCGGCGGCGACTGA
- a CDS encoding NAD(P)/FAD-dependent oxidoreductase produces MERVDVAIVGGGPAGSSAAHAAAETGASVLVLEKGVPRADRPDRLGPDSTDAAGILDYWVDIMGIHPDEFPDGVLVHHLDRAEFIGPTESVTMRSTGIDSSYDHFGYCFNRARFDDFLRDRAERSGAEYRAGVSVRDVETDPIGTDPRHLVRTADGSNVGADFLVLADGPQRTVTNKVLDRLLPFDITDRLASTTANHIAYQEHRRFPEEAFEEVSGAIKFWWGYMPGHTAYPWIFPNDDNVCRVGLTMPIGLDLSTVDDREKYQLLRPEDERVPQGREYVRRLLEREYGDEYDIESDFPLVEERGKSKGTETYPISSTRPIDSPAAAGIAVVGGAMGATSAFHEGGDHVAVRTGTIAGRLAGEGDLSAYNRTWKAAIDDEVLRNVAMADIVHDYGPDDWDWAFKTARKLQTDEGGYRSLSVSKMGAGVSAARLVGTYKKRKFRFRNGKYVQIREDEYDVA; encoded by the coding sequence ATGGAACGCGTGGACGTGGCCATCGTCGGCGGCGGGCCTGCGGGGTCGTCAGCGGCGCACGCCGCCGCGGAGACCGGGGCTTCGGTGCTGGTACTGGAGAAGGGGGTTCCCCGGGCCGACCGCCCCGATCGGCTGGGCCCGGATTCGACGGACGCCGCCGGGATCCTCGACTACTGGGTCGACATCATGGGGATCCATCCCGACGAGTTCCCCGACGGCGTCTTGGTGCATCACCTCGACCGCGCGGAGTTCATCGGTCCGACCGAGTCCGTGACGATGCGCTCGACGGGAATCGACTCCTCGTACGACCACTTCGGCTACTGTTTCAACCGCGCGCGGTTCGACGACTTCCTCCGCGACCGCGCCGAGCGAAGCGGTGCCGAGTACCGCGCGGGTGTCTCCGTCCGCGACGTCGAAACCGACCCCATCGGCACCGACCCCAGACACCTGGTCAGGACCGCCGACGGGTCGAACGTCGGGGCCGACTTCCTCGTCCTCGCCGACGGCCCACAGCGGACGGTCACCAACAAGGTGCTCGACAGGCTCCTCCCGTTCGACATCACCGACCGACTGGCCTCCACGACGGCCAACCACATCGCCTACCAGGAACACCGGCGGTTCCCCGAGGAGGCGTTCGAGGAGGTGTCGGGCGCGATCAAGTTCTGGTGGGGATACATGCCGGGCCACACGGCGTACCCCTGGATCTTCCCGAACGACGACAACGTCTGCCGCGTGGGGCTGACGATGCCCATCGGGCTGGACCTCTCGACGGTCGACGACCGCGAGAAGTACCAGCTCCTCCGCCCCGAGGACGAGCGCGTCCCGCAGGGTCGGGAGTACGTCCGTCGACTCCTCGAACGGGAGTACGGCGACGAGTACGACATCGAGAGTGACTTCCCGCTCGTCGAGGAACGCGGGAAGTCGAAGGGGACGGAGACGTATCCCATCTCGTCGACACGGCCCATCGACTCGCCCGCGGCGGCGGGTATCGCGGTCGTCGGAGGGGCGATGGGCGCGACCTCGGCGTTCCACGAGGGAGGTGACCACGTCGCGGTCCGCACGGGCACGATCGCCGGTCGGCTGGCGGGCGAGGGCGACCTCTCCGCGTACAACCGAACGTGGAAAGCGGCGATCGACGACGAGGTCCTCCGGAACGTCGCGATGGCGGACATCGTCCACGACTACGGCCCCGACGACTGGGACTGGGCGTTCAAGACCGCTCGAAAACTGCAGACAGACGAAGGGGGCTACCGCTCGCTCAGCGTCTCGAAGATGGGGGCTGGCGTGAGTGCGGCCCGGCTCGTCGGGACGTACAAGAAGCGCAAGTTCCGGTTCAGGAACGGCAAGTACGTCCAGATCCGCGAGGACGAGTACGACGTCGCCTGA
- a CDS encoding DUF4382 domain-containing protein produces the protein MNSRITALVVVIVLVAGCTGSPGGRDLEGSVDVYVGNQGQPVEGFAHLNVTVSDVSFVPGDRANGDPNTPANGTETQRFDRTVNRTTVDLTTVQGDSAAFVDTVALPVREEYTTVVLTVTDVEATLASGERANVTLPGGTLNVSTGFGVEPDTETALLLDVSASEGDNGTYTLAPVDARTGLNLTTPAATGAGSSADATGTNGGQGQEQEQSQTAGTGTATAAEAANGTETTSTNTAES, from the coding sequence ATGAATTCGCGGATCACCGCTCTCGTGGTCGTGATCGTCCTCGTGGCGGGCTGTACCGGCAGTCCGGGTGGGAGGGATCTCGAAGGAAGCGTCGACGTCTACGTCGGGAACCAGGGCCAACCGGTCGAGGGGTTCGCTCACCTGAACGTGACGGTGAGTGACGTGAGCTTCGTCCCGGGCGACCGGGCCAACGGCGATCCGAACACCCCGGCGAACGGAACCGAGACCCAGCGGTTCGACCGAACGGTGAACCGGACGACGGTCGATCTGACGACCGTCCAGGGCGACTCGGCCGCGTTCGTCGACACGGTGGCACTCCCGGTCAGGGAGGAGTACACGACGGTCGTCCTCACCGTGACCGACGTCGAGGCGACGCTGGCGTCGGGCGAACGGGCGAACGTGACGCTCCCCGGCGGGACGCTGAACGTGAGCACCGGGTTCGGGGTCGAACCGGACACGGAGACGGCGCTGCTCCTCGACGTGAGCGCGTCCGAAGGCGACAACGGGACGTACACGCTCGCGCCCGTCGACGCCCGGACGGGACTGAACCTGACGACGCCGGCGGCTACTGGTGCGGGTTCCAGCGCGGACGCGACGGGGACGAACGGCGGGCAGGGCCAAGAACAGGAGCAGAGTCAGACGGCCGGCACGGGAACCGCCACGGCGGCCGAAGCGGCGAACGGAACCGAGACGACCTCGACGAACACGGCCGAGTCGTGA
- a CDS encoding DUF7526 family protein, with protein MTETIQGQVLHVIPPDELDDHDLTPGLQELAESRYVLVLRRGGHPSILELVGAFVRRRPIEAVTVVTNQRVDEDEEVTLTVETTEMAGVYVTAASAPDR; from the coding sequence GTGACCGAGACGATTCAGGGGCAAGTCCTGCACGTCATCCCCCCGGACGAACTGGACGACCACGACCTGACACCCGGTCTGCAGGAACTGGCCGAGTCACGATACGTGCTCGTCCTCCGGCGAGGGGGCCACCCCTCGATACTGGAACTCGTCGGAGCGTTCGTTCGTCGCAGACCGATCGAGGCGGTGACTGTCGTGACGAATCAGCGTGTCGATGAGGACGAGGAAGTCACGTTGACCGTCGAGACGACGGAGATGGCCGGCGTGTACGTCACGGCGGCCTCCGCCCCGGACAGATAG
- a CDS encoding amphi-Trp domain-containing protein: MGELETEAEMTRSEIAASLREFADQLDGDGDLTLELGGRQVRLSPTNPVTLPCFAVD, translated from the coding sequence ATGGGTGAGCTAGAAACTGAAGCCGAGATGACGCGGTCGGAGATTGCAGCGTCCCTCCGCGAGTTCGCCGACCAACTCGACGGTGACGGGGACCTGACGCTCGAACTCGGTGGTCGGCAGGTCCGATTGAGCCCGACGAACCCGGTGACGTTGCCTTGTTTTGCGGTCGACTAA
- a CDS encoding VOC family protein gives MTTPTPTPGIHHVTCIAGDPQRNMDFWVETLGLRLVKRSINQDDPSTYHFFFADAEGTPGTSMTFFPWGDLPQGKVGSGQVSRTAFRVPEGSLDYWEARFDQYGVDYDARVERFGDEARSVSENASGDEPRAETVLPFRDPDGLPVELVEVEIPDDDPTVPWTEFVPDEYAIRGFHSVTLWVADPEPTKDLLRTMGLEEIGTEQAQGDTPGDERTRFAASGSVGRYVDVLPTIQGGRQGHGTVHHVAFQTPTDEDQESMRAAVQSEGLRPTAQIDRHWFRSVYFREFGGVLFELATSDPGYASDEPLDDLGGRLVLPGSFESRREEIEAELPDVTIPRAEPVEADD, from the coding sequence ATGACGACTCCCACTCCGACGCCGGGTATCCACCACGTCACGTGCATCGCCGGCGACCCACAGCGGAACATGGACTTCTGGGTCGAGACGCTCGGGCTGCGGCTGGTGAAGCGCTCGATCAACCAGGACGACCCCAGCACGTACCACTTCTTCTTCGCGGACGCCGAGGGAACTCCGGGGACGAGCATGACGTTCTTCCCGTGGGGTGATCTCCCGCAGGGGAAGGTCGGCTCCGGACAGGTCTCTCGCACCGCGTTCCGCGTCCCCGAGGGAAGCCTCGACTACTGGGAGGCGCGGTTCGACCAGTACGGCGTCGACTACGACGCGAGGGTGGAACGGTTCGGTGACGAGGCGCGAAGCGTCTCGGAGAACGCGAGCGGCGACGAGCCGCGAGCCGAGACGGTCCTCCCCTTCCGCGACCCCGACGGGCTCCCCGTGGAACTGGTCGAAGTCGAGATCCCGGACGACGACCCGACCGTCCCGTGGACGGAGTTCGTCCCCGATGAGTACGCGATCCGCGGCTTCCACTCGGTGACGCTGTGGGTGGCGGACCCCGAGCCCACGAAGGACCTGCTCCGGACGATGGGACTGGAGGAGATCGGGACCGAACAGGCACAGGGAGACACTCCGGGCGACGAGCGGACCCGCTTCGCCGCGAGCGGCTCGGTCGGGCGGTACGTCGACGTACTCCCGACCATCCAGGGCGGCCGACAGGGCCACGGCACGGTCCACCACGTCGCCTTCCAGACGCCGACTGACGAGGACCAGGAGTCGATGCGCGCGGCCGTCCAGTCGGAGGGGCTGCGTCCGACCGCCCAGATCGACCGCCACTGGTTCCGCTCGGTCTACTTCCGAGAGTTCGGCGGCGTGCTCTTCGAACTCGCCACGAGCGACCCGGGCTACGCCAGCGACGAACCGCTCGACGACCTGGGTGGGCGACTCGTCCTCCCCGGCTCGTTCGAGTCGCGCCGCGAGGAGATCGAGGCCGAGCTCCCCGACGTGACGATCCCGCGGGCGGAGCCGGTCGAAGCCGACGACTGA
- a CDS encoding VanZ family protein codes for MERPTDASTAWRRVALTGGVLFVSTVTPAKRRDPPEPPPYGVDKVAHAVAHAWFAVTLLDAFEATGWSREAPVVAVGLSASSGVALELLQRWVPGRRFESGDVVAGVVGSVVAVAAARRCDRSTRTAGDGRD; via the coding sequence ATGGAGCGTCCTACCGACGCGAGCACCGCGTGGCGTCGGGTCGCCCTGACGGGCGGTGTCCTGTTCGTCTCGACGGTGACGCCGGCGAAGCGACGCGACCCCCCCGAACCCCCGCCGTACGGGGTCGACAAGGTGGCCCACGCGGTCGCACACGCCTGGTTCGCGGTCACCCTGCTCGACGCGTTCGAGGCCACCGGGTGGTCCCGGGAGGCCCCCGTCGTGGCGGTGGGGCTCTCGGCGAGTTCCGGCGTCGCGCTCGAACTGCTCCAGCGGTGGGTTCCGGGTCGGCGCTTCGAGTCCGGGGACGTCGTCGCGGGCGTCGTCGGGAGCGTCGTCGCGGTCGCCGCGGCACGGCGCTGTGATCGGTCGACGCGGACGGCGGGTGACGGTCGCGACTGA
- a CDS encoding Zn-ribbon domain-containing OB-fold protein: MTDGGYPEGPLGPDEITAESPFTLPGFFDALSDADLLAAECNDCDAVLVPPRPACHACGSRQVSISEQPRTGTVYSYTEVRRPPTAFEDLAPLTIAVVELDSGARLTGRVDAAYDDIEIGTPVELTVRSPDVEEEAMLSYEREWPLHVFETRD, from the coding sequence ATGACCGACGGCGGCTACCCGGAGGGACCGCTCGGACCCGACGAGATCACGGCCGAGAGCCCCTTCACGCTCCCCGGCTTCTTCGACGCGCTCTCCGACGCCGACCTCCTCGCGGCCGAGTGCAACGACTGCGACGCCGTGCTCGTCCCGCCGCGGCCCGCCTGTCACGCCTGCGGCAGTCGGCAGGTGTCGATCTCCGAACAGCCGCGGACCGGCACGGTGTACTCGTACACCGAGGTCCGGCGACCGCCCACGGCGTTCGAGGATCTCGCGCCGCTGACGATCGCGGTCGTCGAACTCGACTCCGGGGCGCGGCTGACCGGGCGGGTCGACGCCGCCTACGACGACATCGAGATCGGAACGCCGGTCGAACTGACGGTCCGCTCGCCCGACGTCGAGGAGGAAGCGATGCTCTCGTACGAACGGGAGTGGCCGCTCCACGTCTTCGAGACTCGGGACTGA
- a CDS encoding thiolase C-terminal domain-containing protein, which translates to MPEPRIISVGLSDLGRTDLPGRDLFSAALAAAFADLPDPAEVVDALYVGNQSEQYENQIMQGTLMAQWAGLRAIPAERVEGCAAAGALALKNAVRDVRTGTHDAVLACGVEKMTAGGTEGATNALAAAFDRALEQRSGVTAPSQYALLAQRYLHEHDVGEEALARIAVKNHRNGARNPHAMFQREIDVDTVLESPPVARPLKLYDCAPVTDGAAVALVVSPAVADELVPRDEQVAVGGSAVTANNISVAERDLTFVEGANLATERAYDEAGVTASDVDVAEVHDAFTVCEALLAESVGFAPRGRGTESALHPDERSPGWTDVRLNTSGGLKARGHPIGATGVAQAAEAYDQLTGRAGQRQVDGARVALLVNEGGVADAVTAAHVLTRPDGGVHG; encoded by the coding sequence ATGCCCGAGCCACGAATCATCAGTGTCGGCCTCTCGGATCTCGGGAGGACCGACCTCCCCGGACGGGACCTCTTCTCGGCGGCGCTCGCGGCGGCGTTCGCGGACCTGCCGGATCCCGCGGAGGTGGTCGACGCGCTCTACGTCGGGAATCAGTCCGAACAGTACGAGAACCAGATCATGCAGGGGACGCTCATGGCCCAGTGGGCGGGGCTCAGAGCGATCCCCGCCGAGCGGGTCGAAGGCTGTGCGGCCGCGGGCGCGCTCGCGCTGAAGAACGCCGTCCGGGACGTCCGAACCGGGACCCACGACGCGGTGCTCGCTTGCGGCGTCGAGAAGATGACCGCCGGCGGCACCGAGGGGGCGACGAACGCGCTCGCGGCGGCGTTCGACCGCGCGCTCGAACAGCGCTCCGGCGTCACCGCCCCTAGCCAGTACGCCCTCCTCGCCCAGCGGTACCTCCACGAGCACGACGTCGGCGAAGAGGCCCTCGCGCGCATCGCGGTGAAGAACCACCGCAACGGCGCGCGGAACCCACACGCGATGTTCCAGCGGGAGATCGACGTCGACACGGTACTGGAGTCGCCGCCGGTCGCACGCCCCCTCAAACTGTACGACTGCGCGCCGGTCACCGACGGCGCGGCGGTCGCGCTCGTCGTCTCGCCGGCGGTCGCGGACGAGCTGGTCCCGCGGGACGAACAGGTCGCAGTCGGCGGGTCGGCCGTTACCGCGAACAACATCTCCGTGGCCGAGCGCGACCTGACGTTCGTCGAAGGGGCGAACCTCGCCACCGAGCGGGCCTACGACGAGGCCGGCGTCACCGCCAGCGACGTCGACGTGGCGGAGGTCCACGACGCCTTTACCGTCTGTGAGGCGCTCCTGGCGGAGTCGGTCGGCTTCGCGCCGCGGGGACGGGGGACCGAGTCCGCGTTGCACCCCGACGAACGGAGTCCCGGGTGGACCGACGTCCGCCTGAACACGAGCGGCGGGCTGAAGGCTCGCGGCCACCCGATCGGTGCGACGGGGGTCGCACAGGCCGCCGAAGCGTACGACCAACTCACCGGCCGGGCGGGCCAGCGACAGGTCGACGGCGCGCGCGTCGCGCTCCTCGTCAACGAGGGTGGGGTCGCCGACGCGGTGACGGCCGCGCACGTCCTCACGAGGCCGGACGGAGGTGTCCACGGATGA
- the hisD gene encoding histidinol dehydrogenase, producing MNLDLEVRSVGDLRPAEREALFERDAGVAAVRSDVREIVDRVESEGDVAVREFSREFDGCEVGNIDVTDEAERAVDAVDDDVLAAIGTAIDNVRSFHERQRPADWRAEEGGKELGRRFRPIERVGVYVPGGAAAYPSSAIMGVVPAAVAGVDHVAVATPPADEMNPVTLAAIHEAGADRVYAVGGAQAVAALAYGTDTVNAVQKVVGPGNRWVTAAKAAVRGDVEIDFLAGPSEILVLADGSAEPGYVAADLLAQAEHDPNASVVCVTDSESVAAAVLAELDERLPERVRADTAREALEHDASGVFLARSMPEAVLFAEEYAAEHLSIQADGDEALLDRITNAGSVFLGPYTPVAAGDYASGTNHVLPTGGGARLHGGLSVDTFLRSSTVQRLSREGLDDLAGTITTLAEAEGLEAHAESVRARFGADESGDAE from the coding sequence ATGAACCTGGACCTCGAGGTACGGTCCGTCGGCGACCTCCGCCCGGCCGAACGCGAGGCGCTGTTCGAGCGCGACGCGGGCGTCGCCGCCGTCCGGAGCGACGTCCGCGAGATCGTCGACCGCGTCGAGAGCGAGGGCGACGTCGCTGTCCGCGAGTTCTCCCGCGAGTTCGACGGCTGTGAGGTCGGCAACATCGACGTCACCGACGAGGCCGAACGCGCCGTCGACGCAGTCGACGACGACGTGCTCGCGGCGATCGGAACCGCCATCGACAACGTCCGGTCGTTCCACGAGCGCCAGCGCCCCGCGGACTGGCGCGCCGAAGAGGGGGGTAAGGAACTCGGGCGGCGCTTCCGGCCCATCGAGCGCGTCGGCGTCTACGTGCCCGGCGGCGCGGCGGCGTACCCGTCGAGTGCGATCATGGGTGTCGTACCGGCCGCCGTCGCGGGCGTCGACCACGTCGCCGTCGCGACGCCGCCCGCCGACGAGATGAACCCCGTCACCCTCGCGGCGATCCACGAGGCCGGTGCCGACCGGGTGTACGCCGTCGGCGGCGCGCAGGCCGTCGCGGCGCTCGCGTACGGGACCGACACCGTCAACGCGGTCCAGAAGGTCGTCGGCCCCGGCAACCGGTGGGTCACCGCGGCGAAGGCGGCGGTCAGAGGTGACGTGGAGATCGACTTCCTCGCCGGTCCCTCGGAGATCCTGGTGCTCGCCGACGGCTCCGCGGAGCCGGGGTACGTCGCCGCGGACCTGCTCGCACAGGCCGAACACGACCCGAACGCCTCGGTGGTGTGCGTCACCGACTCCGAGAGCGTGGCCGCAGCGGTGCTCGCGGAACTCGACGAGCGACTCCCCGAGCGCGTCCGCGCCGACACCGCCCGCGAGGCGCTCGAGCACGACGCCTCGGGGGTGTTCCTCGCGCGATCGATGCCGGAAGCCGTCCTGTTCGCCGAGGAGTACGCCGCCGAGCACCTCTCGATCCAGGCCGACGGCGACGAAGCGCTGTTGGACCGGATCACGAACGCCGGGAGCGTCTTCCTGGGCCCGTACACGCCCGTCGCGGCGGGCGACTACGCCTCGGGCACCAACCACGTCCTCCCCACGGGCGGCGGCGCGCGGCTCCACGGCGGCCTCTCGGTCGATACGTTCCTCAGATCGTCGACCGTCCAGCGGCTCTCACGGGAGGGGCTGGACGATCTCGCGGGAACGATCACGACGCTCGCCGAGGCGGAAGGGCTGGAAGCCCACGCCGAGAGCGTCCGCGCGCGGTTCGGAGCCGACGAGTCCGGCGACGCCGAGTGA
- a CDS encoding iron-sulfur cluster assembly accessory protein — MSAEAVEGDDTPVRVTEAAASEALSLLEGEGLDTDIAGLRLFVQQGGCAGLSYGMRFDDEPEPDDAVTEHHGLRIFVDPASQKYIGGSTLDYESGLQAAGFHVENPNVVSECGCGESFRT, encoded by the coding sequence ATGAGCGCAGAAGCGGTCGAAGGGGACGACACCCCCGTTCGCGTGACCGAAGCCGCGGCCTCGGAGGCGCTGTCGCTCCTGGAGGGAGAAGGGCTGGACACGGACATCGCCGGCCTCCGCCTGTTCGTCCAACAGGGCGGCTGCGCCGGACTCTCGTACGGGATGCGGTTCGACGACGAGCCCGAACCGGACGACGCGGTGACCGAACACCACGGCCTGCGGATCTTCGTCGATCCCGCCTCGCAGAAGTACATCGGCGGCTCCACCCTCGACTACGAGAGCGGTCTCCAGGCGGCGGGCTTCCACGTCGAGAACCCCAACGTAGTGAGCGAGTGCGGCTGCGGCGAGTCGTTCCGGACGTAG
- a CDS encoding DUF5816 domain-containing protein: protein MQLEAVETTAGDTVYVDRNDVERGSKGPFYVVYVTPDREVRWGYRCGNCDSFDTAMDTMGRVECNDCRNVRKPDEWDAAHE from the coding sequence ATGCAACTCGAAGCCGTGGAGACGACGGCCGGCGACACGGTGTACGTCGATCGGAACGATGTCGAACGCGGGTCGAAAGGTCCCTTCTACGTCGTCTACGTCACGCCCGACCGGGAGGTCCGCTGGGGGTACCGCTGCGGCAACTGCGACTCGTTCGACACGGCGATGGACACGATGGGCAGGGTCGAGTGTAACGACTGCCGGAACGTCCGCAAACCGGACGAGTGGGACGCCGCCCACGAGTGA